The DNA segment CTTGTGGGTGGTTGGGACGACATGAACAATATCATGCTCAACATGGATTCCGAATATAACACCATCCTGCAAGAGATCACCGACGAATATGGCGTCCGTGTGATGGCGCAGAACCCCGAGGGTTTCATCGGGATTGTAGCTTCGCAGGAGCCCGACAACTGGAATAGCTTTGACGACAAGGGCATGAATATTCGTGTCTGGTCGTCCAGCGTCGTAAAGTCGATGGTGGAAGAGCTGGGTTACCGGGCAACAACCATGGCCTGGGGCGATATCTTCCCGGCGCTGCAGTCAGGTATTGTAGACGGCGCGATTTGCTGCACCAAGACAGCAACTTACTCCATCTTTGCTCAATCTGACGTTGGGACCCACTTTGTCGAATACAATTCGATCTCAGAGCTCACGACGTTCTACGCATCTCAGCGGACGCTGGACAAGCTTAATGACGAACAGCGTGCAGCGTTGCAGGCAGCCATGTCCAAAGCTTCGGATGATTTCTTCAACTACAACCGCGAAAATGATGCGGTTTTCGGCCAAAAGCTGCTCGACAAGGGGTATACCATCCTGTCGCTGAATGCCGAAGAGCAGGCTGCGATGGCGGCTCATATTCAGGCCACCATATGGCCACAGATGGCCAAGAGTGTTGGTCAGGACATCATCGACCGCCTGTTGGCAGCCAAAGGTCAATAAAATGTATCAACAGGGGCCGGCAACACTGTCGGCCCCTGTTTCTTGTGAAAGGGGCGACATGGGGAGGGAGAGATATGTCAAGTTCAGACAGTGAACACACATTAGTCATTGAAAGCGGAGGGCAAGACGGCCCGAAGAAAGTCACTGATGAATTGCCGATTGTTATTGGTTACCCGATGAAGGGGATCGCATTTGCCATGCGGCAGATCGTGACATTCACCGGGTTCTTGATGGCACTCACGTTTGGGGCGGTTGTTGTAATCAGATACGGTTTTGGTGGTGATCTATTTGCCTATGAGGAATGGCTTCTGGGTCTCAGCATCATTGGCTTTTTTGCGGGTGCTGTTCTGGCGTCTGCCCGCAATTTGCATATCAACGCGGACATTCTGGGCATCGTGATTCAAAACCCGCGACTGATCTGGTGGCGCGGTTTCGTCGTTTTGGCCGTTGAATTGATCGTGATCTTGTTTCTGATGTACGCCTGCTACATCTCCTTGCTTGATGATTTCTCTTTTCCGCGGCTGCGTGCAACGCCGGTTCTGCGAATTCCATTTGTCACCTGGAGGATCGGGATCATGATTGCCTTCGGATTTATGGCAATGTTCACCGCAGCCTACCTGTACGTGCACATCCGCAAGGGCCTTGGCCTACCTCTCAAATCAGATATCGCTCAGGAGGCCGCACAATGATCATCGGCGGAAGTCTTTTTATTGTATGCGTCATGCTTCTGCTTGGCGTAAGTGTTTATGTCGCCTTTGGGGCGGTTTTGATCTTCATCGCGGCTGTTGGGGATCAATCCATAACAGGTTATTTGCCAACCGGTTCCACAGGCATTCGTTCTTTGGTGCTTTTGGCAATTCCACTCTTCATGATCGCCGGCGGCATCATGGAAAAAGGAAAGATTGCCGCGCCTCTTGTTTCGCTGGCTGAAATGTTCATTGGCCACGTCAAGGGTGGTCTGAGTGCTGCTGGAGTGTTGGCCTGTGGTGTGTTCGGTTCCATTTCCGGTAGTGCGAATGCGACGCTGACCTGCATTGGCGGCATAATGATGCCTCACCTGAAAAAGGCCAATTATCCGGGCGGACAATCGGCAGCCCTGATTGTTGCGGCAAGCCCTTTGGGTCTT comes from the Rhodobacteraceae bacterium M382 genome and includes:
- the dctP gene encoding TRAP transporter substrate-binding protein DctP; translated protein: MSFKKIAAGMAAGALSVLMSTAAFAEDKTLRFAGVFPIDHQGTKMMEQVAADVAAANVGLKIDVFPANQLGSGEALFEDVARGNIDLAAAFIYADTDPRLEFLSMPFLVGGWDDMNNIMLNMDSEYNTILQEITDEYGVRVMAQNPEGFIGIVASQEPDNWNSFDDKGMNIRVWSSSVVKSMVEELGYRATTMAWGDIFPALQSGIVDGAICCTKTATYSIFAQSDVGTHFVEYNSISELTTFYASQRTLDKLNDEQRAALQAAMSKASDDFFNYNRENDAVFGQKLLDKGYTILSLNAEEQAAMAAHIQATIWPQMAKSVGQDIIDRLLAAKGQ
- a CDS encoding TRAP transporter small permease, which codes for MSSSDSEHTLVIESGGQDGPKKVTDELPIVIGYPMKGIAFAMRQIVTFTGFLMALTFGAVVVIRYGFGGDLFAYEEWLLGLSIIGFFAGAVLASARNLHINADILGIVIQNPRLIWWRGFVVLAVELIVILFLMYACYISLLDDFSFPRLRATPVLRIPFVTWRIGIMIAFGFMAMFTAAYLYVHIRKGLGLPLKSDIAQEAAQ